In the Quercus lobata isolate SW786 chromosome 5, ValleyOak3.0 Primary Assembly, whole genome shotgun sequence genome, one interval contains:
- the LOC115991534 gene encoding uncharacterized protein LOC115991534 gives MKPMEESSTRGDLRQSSFKSGGTFKPTLSGKSTPRNSPTFRRLNSSRTPRREGRSIGGGMQWFRSNRLVYWLLLITLWAYLGFYVQSRWAHGDNKEEFLGFKNKESNGNPDTELNPRRDLIAKDDVFAVNNGTIKSEAQEDKGMGVVLVKKENVVSSNRKLKSRKRSRRTRRRSRGKQKTALGVEHIDKEELEPEIPNKNASYGLLVGPFGLTEDRILKWSPEKRSGTCDRKGDFARLVWSRRFVLIFHELSMTGAPISMMELATELLSCGATVSAVVLSKRGGLMPELDRRGIKVLEDRADLSFKTAMKADLVIAGSAVCASWIDQYIAHFPAGGSQVGWWIMENRREYFDRAKVVLNRVKMLIFLSESQSRQWLNWCEEDNIKLRSQPAVVPLSVNDELAFVAGISSSLNTPSFTTEKMQQKRQLLRDSIRKEMGLTDNDMLVMSLSSINPGKGQLLLLESARLMVEQEPLDDDPQIKNPMDIGQDQSTLARKHHLRALLQVENAKTNKSPTLSGSFVKLKIPNGKTLRLRSLFTSVNDTDAVNFYVNQGRTMLSDDGEKPEQSLKILVGSVGSKSNKVPYVKGLLKFLSLHSNVLKSVLWTPATTRVASLYSAADVYVINSQGLGETFGRVTIEAMAFGLPVLGTDAGGTREIVDHNVTGLLHPLGRPGTHILAQNLRFLLKNPLAREQMGMEGRKKVERMYLKRHMYKRFVEVLVNCMKTK, from the exons ATGAAACCAATGGAGGAAAGCAGCACCAGAGGGGATTTAAGGCAGTCATCATTTAAGTCAGGTGGCACTTTTAAGCCAACTCTGTCAGGAAAGTCAACTCCTCGGAATTCTCCTACATTTCGAAGACTGAACTCGAGTCGAACTCCACGAAGAGAAGGTAGAAGTATTGGAGGTGGAATGCAGTGGTTTAGAAGCAACCGGTTGGTGTATTGGTTGCTATTGATTACTCTTTGGGCTTACTTGGGATTTTATGTTCAGTCCCGGTGGGCTCACGGTGATAACAAGGAGGAGTTTTTGGGGTTTAAAAATAAGGAAAGTAATGGAAATCCAGATACTGAGCTGAATCCCCGAAGGGATTTGATTGCAAAAGATGATGTATTTGCAGTCAATAATGGGACTATCAAAAGTGAGGCTCAAGAGGATAAAGGGATGGGTGtagttttggttaaaaaagaGAATGTTGTTTCATCAAATAGGAAATTAAAATCAAGGAAGAGAAGTAGAAGAACACGACGTAGATCGCGTGGTAAGCAGAAGACAGCATTAGGGGTTGAACACATTGACAAAGAGGAACTAGAACCagaaattccaaataaaaatgcTTCTTATGGGTTGCTTGTTGGTCCATTTGGCTTGACAGAGGATAGAATTTTGAAATGGAGTCCTGAGAAGCGTTCTGGAACCTGTGACAGGAAGGGAGACTTTGCACGTCTTGTTTGGTCTAGGAGATTTGTGTTGATATTCCATGAGCTTTCAATGACAGGGGCTCCAATTTCAATGATGGAATTGGCAACAGAGCTTTTAAGCTGTGGAGCTACAGTTTCTGCTGTAGTTCTTAGCAAAAGAGGTGGGTTGATGCCAGAACTTGATAGGAGAGGAATCAAGGTGCTTGAGGACAGAGCTGACCTCAGCTTCAAAACTGCCATGAAGGCAGATCTTGTCATTGCTGGATCAGCAGTCTGTGCATCATGGATTG ACCAATATATTGCTCATTTTCCGGCTGGTGGCAGTCAAGTTGGTTGGTGGATAATGGAAAACCGGCGAGAGTACTTTGATCGGGCAAAGGTTGTCCTTAACCGAGTGAAAATGCTGATTTTCCTATCTGAATCACAGTCTAGACAATGGCTAAATTGGTGTGAAGAAGACAACATTAAGCTGAGATCTCAGCCTGCAGTTGTTCCGCTTTCTGTTAATGATGAACTAGCATTTGTAGCTGGCATTTCTAGTTCACTTAATACGCCATCTTTCACTACTGAAAAAATGCAACAGAAAAGGCAGTTGTTGCGGGATTCAATTAGAAAGGAGATGGGATTAACAGATAATGATATGCTTGTAATGTCCCTGAGTAGTATAAACCCTGGAAAAGGCCAGCTCTTACTTCTTGAGTCAGCACGCTTGATGGTTGAACAAGAACCTTTGGATGATGATCCTCAGATAAAAAATCCAATGGATATTGGCCAAGACCAATCTACCTTGGCTAGAAAACACCATTTAAGAGCTCTGTTACAAGTTGAAAATGCCAAGACCAACAAATCACCTACTTTAAGTGGCTCTTTTGTCAAGTTGAAAATACCCAATGGGAAAACCTTGCGGTTACGTAGTCTCTTTACATCTGTTAATGACACAGATGCTGTGAACTTTTATGTCAATCAAGGAAGAACAATGTTGTCTGATGATGGGGAAAAACCAGAACAGTCACTTAAAATTCTTGTTGGTTCTGTGGGATCTAAGAGCAACAAGGTGCCTTATGTCAAAGGacttctaaaatttttatcCCTGCATTCAAATGTGTTGAAGTCAGTGTTGTGGACTCCAGCAACTACACGTGTAGCCTCACTCTATTCTGCTGCAGATGTTTATGTCATAAACTCCCAG GGACTGGGAGAAACATTTGGGAGAGTGACAATTGAAGCAATGGCCTTTGGACTTCCG GTGCTTGGAACAGATGCTGGTGGGACAAGAGAGATTGTTGATCACAATGTAACAGGTCTTCTTCATCCTCTGGGGCGTCCAGGAACTCATATCCTCGCTCAAAATCTTCGGTTTTTGCTTAAAAACCCATTGGCAAGGGAGCAAATGGGAATGGAAGGACGAAAGAAGGTAGAGAGAATGTACTTAAAGCGGCACATGTACAAGAGATTTGTGGAGGTTCTCGTCAATTGTATGAAAACCAAATAA